The following are from one region of the Paenibacillus sp. JZ16 genome:
- a CDS encoding TetR/AcrR family transcriptional regulator codes for MTSKKNEKYHLILQGALKVFAENGYHRSQVSKIAKAAGVADGTIYLYFKRKEDILIRLFQEKLGELVGKFHESVEGTTDAVEALRTVCSIHFSELESNPELAYVTQIELRQSDLELRKEIGSALKPYIVLIENILEQGIKEQKFRSDLNVKLVRNLIFGAMDEAVTSWLISGRKYSLTDQADETLSFFLNGVSGGQ; via the coding sequence ATGACAAGTAAAAAAAATGAAAAATACCACCTTATTCTCCAGGGCGCCCTGAAAGTATTCGCCGAGAACGGCTACCACCGGTCCCAGGTTTCCAAGATCGCCAAAGCTGCCGGCGTGGCTGACGGCACCATCTATTTGTACTTTAAGAGGAAGGAGGATATCCTGATCCGCCTGTTCCAGGAGAAGCTTGGCGAGCTGGTCGGCAAATTCCACGAAAGCGTGGAAGGAACCACGGATGCCGTGGAAGCGCTGCGGACGGTGTGCAGCATCCATTTTTCGGAGCTGGAGAGCAATCCTGAGCTTGCTTATGTCACTCAGATTGAGCTGCGGCAGAGCGATCTGGAGCTGCGCAAGGAAATCGGCAGCGCTTTGAAGCCATATATTGTGCTGATCGAGAATATTCTGGAACAGGGCATCAAAGAACAGAAATTCCGTTCCGATCTGAACGTCAAGCTGGTGCGCAACCTGATTTTTGGCGCGATGGACGAAGCGGTGACCTCTTGGCTGATCTCCGGCCGCAAGTATTCTCTGACCGATCAGGCGGATGAGACGCTTAGCTTTTTCCTGAACGGTGTTTCCGGCGGACAATAA
- a CDS encoding electron transfer flavoprotein subunit beta/FixA family protein — MKIVVLLKQTFDTEEKITIENGSIAEDGVKFVINPYDEYAVEEAVKLRDDHGGSVTLLSVGPDRTAETLRTALAMGADDAVLISDERIPDDEYAVSKVLHAYLSKESPDLILGGNFSVDRGSGQVAIRLASLLGISHAGSITKLTLNGTTAEVHRDAEGDLEVLEVQLPAIFTAQQGLNEPRYPSLPGIMKAKKKPFQTLTLDDLGLSEADIQPATKQSELSLPPERSAGRILKGEPAEVAHELVSLLRTQSKVI; from the coding sequence ATGAAGATTGTGGTATTGCTTAAACAGACCTTTGACACGGAGGAAAAAATTACGATTGAGAACGGATCGATTGCCGAGGATGGGGTGAAATTTGTCATCAATCCGTATGACGAATATGCGGTGGAAGAAGCCGTGAAGCTTCGGGATGACCACGGCGGCAGCGTGACACTCTTGTCCGTCGGGCCGGATCGTACGGCAGAGACCCTACGCACTGCCCTCGCGATGGGTGCAGATGATGCCGTGCTGATCTCCGACGAGCGGATTCCGGACGATGAATATGCGGTATCCAAAGTGCTGCACGCGTATTTGTCCAAGGAAAGCCCGGATCTGATCCTCGGCGGCAACTTCTCCGTTGACCGCGGTTCGGGTCAGGTGGCCATTCGCCTGGCAAGCCTTCTCGGTATTTCACATGCCGGCTCCATTACCAAGCTTACGCTGAACGGTACCACGGCTGAAGTGCACCGGGATGCCGAAGGCGATCTTGAAGTGCTGGAGGTTCAGCTCCCGGCGATTTTCACGGCACAGCAAGGTTTGAACGAACCACGCTATCCATCGCTGCCTGGCATCATGAAGGCTAAGAAAAAGCCATTTCAGACGTTGACCCTGGATGATCTCGGATTATCGGAAGCCGATATCCAGCCGGCAACGAAGCAAAGCGAGCTGTCCCTGCCGCCGGAGCGAAGTGCAGGACGCATTCTGAAGGGCGAGCCCGCCGAAGTGGCGCATGAGCTGGTATCCTTGCTCCGCACCCAGTCGAAAGTGATCTGA
- a CDS encoding electron transfer flavoprotein subunit alpha/FixB family protein produces the protein MSKTILVYAENRDGKLRQVALETLGAARLIAGDGDSIRILVAGSNITEAVSALNAYGADTIYTVEHDDLENYNPEAYMAAIEAVIGQAKPDAVLFGHTAIGRDLAPLVAASLNAGQISDVTAIETESGEVVFTRPLYAGKAFEKRVFQNGPWVVTVRPNNIPAAEAIEGASASIEDIAYPAPSLRSVVKDVVRKTTGKIDLSEAKIVISGGRGVKSAEGFQPLEELADLLGGAVGASRGACDAGYCDYALQIGQTGKVVTPEIYIACGISGAIQHLAGMSQSRVIIAINKDPEAPIFKVADYGIVGDLFDIVPLLTQEFRKVLVS, from the coding sequence ATGAGCAAAACGATATTAGTGTATGCCGAGAACCGGGATGGGAAGCTGCGTCAGGTTGCTCTCGAAACGCTTGGCGCGGCTCGCTTGATTGCAGGTGACGGTGACAGCATCCGCATTCTGGTTGCGGGCTCCAACATTACGGAGGCTGTATCGGCCCTGAACGCCTATGGTGCCGATACGATCTATACGGTTGAGCATGATGATCTGGAAAATTATAATCCTGAAGCTTATATGGCCGCCATTGAAGCGGTTATCGGTCAGGCCAAGCCGGATGCCGTACTCTTCGGACATACAGCTATCGGCCGCGATTTAGCACCGCTCGTCGCCGCTTCCCTGAATGCCGGGCAAATTTCCGACGTAACCGCGATCGAGACGGAAAGTGGAGAAGTGGTGTTCACTCGTCCGCTCTATGCGGGTAAAGCCTTTGAGAAGCGCGTCTTCCAGAACGGACCGTGGGTGGTCACGGTGCGTCCGAACAATATTCCTGCTGCGGAAGCCATCGAAGGCGCGAGCGCCAGCATTGAGGACATCGCTTACCCTGCCCCTTCCCTCCGCTCCGTGGTAAAGGACGTCGTCCGCAAAACCACGGGAAAAATCGACCTCTCGGAAGCCAAAATCGTCATCTCCGGCGGGCGCGGCGTGAAGAGCGCGGAAGGCTTCCAGCCGCTGGAGGAGCTCGCGGACCTGCTCGGCGGTGCCGTCGGCGCATCGCGAGGCGCCTGTGATGCCGGCTACTGCGATTACGCGCTCCAGATCGGGCAGACCGGCAAAGTCGTTACGCCCGAGATCTATATTGCCTGCGGCATTAGCGGCGCCATCCAGCATCTGGCCGGCATGAGCCAATCGCGGGTCATTATCGCCATCAACAAAGACCCTGAGGCACCGATCTTCAAGGTAGCCGATTACGGCATCGTCGGCGATCTGTTCGACATCGTTCCGCTGCTGACGCAGGAATTCCGCAAAGTCCTGGTATCCTAG
- a CDS encoding heterodisulfide reductase-related iron-sulfur binding cluster — translation MILTLINALLFVLITGWAVYMFATVVYRRYLYIRLGKPANSKKDLKERLSQFAIQVFGQSKLFKDRKSGIMHFIVFYGFIILQFGALDIIWKGLSGHSLPIPGHAGFILMQEITVALILLAIGYAAYRRYGEKLKRLKRGWKPSIVVFFITTLMASVLLTMTFERLMEGLAWSAMAPISSSIAAVFAWMPPVAVTVCYYAFWWLHLLILLSFLIYVPQSKHFHLITAPINILVRRTDPPSKLSTLDLEDEEAEAFGVGKIEDFTQKQMLDFYACVECGRCTNVCPASNTGKLLSPMHMIVKLRDHLTEKGAALTSKSAWMPASVFGSPGVHSMGATDLALVGWKGEGITDIGPTMEVQKRSWHQFEGVDPKDIQLIGGVMTEEEIWACTTCRNCEDQCPVANEHVDKIVDLRRHLVLMEGSVPQEGQRAMQNIERQGNPWGISRADRSKWVKEVDPEGTLDLKIPTVKENPDFDVLFFVGSMGSYDNRSRKITKAFVRLMNEAGVNFAILGNEEKNSGDTPRRMGNEFLFQQLCMENIETFQKYDVKRIVTACPHTFNILKNEYPEFGLEAEVIHHTELLDQLVKEGRLKPKYRVQEKITYHDSCYLGRYNDVYDQPRSVLRAIPGVELLEMERNRENGMCCGAGGGQMWMEEDAGKRVNLARTEQALAVSPTMISSACPFCLTMLEDGTKLKEVEESVKTRDIAEILELSVFGLSEIHEQEVVVQ, via the coding sequence ATGATTCTGACATTAATCAACGCGCTGCTCTTTGTCTTGATCACCGGTTGGGCGGTGTATATGTTCGCCACCGTGGTGTATCGCCGGTACCTGTATATCCGTTTGGGCAAGCCAGCGAATTCGAAGAAGGATCTGAAGGAACGCCTGAGCCAATTCGCCATCCAGGTATTCGGACAGAGCAAGCTGTTTAAGGATCGCAAGAGCGGCATCATGCATTTTATTGTGTTTTACGGATTTATCATTTTGCAGTTCGGTGCGCTCGACATCATCTGGAAGGGATTGTCCGGCCACAGCCTGCCGATTCCGGGGCACGCCGGCTTTATTCTCATGCAGGAGATTACGGTTGCGCTGATCCTGCTCGCTATCGGTTATGCGGCTTATCGCCGCTATGGCGAGAAGCTGAAACGGCTCAAGCGGGGCTGGAAGCCAAGCATTGTCGTGTTTTTCATCACCACGCTGATGGCTTCGGTGCTGCTGACGATGACTTTTGAACGGCTCATGGAAGGACTGGCGTGGTCCGCCATGGCACCGATCTCCTCCAGCATTGCGGCCGTGTTTGCCTGGATGCCGCCGGTGGCGGTTACGGTTTGCTATTACGCGTTCTGGTGGCTGCATCTGTTGATTCTGCTATCGTTCCTTATCTATGTGCCGCAATCGAAGCATTTTCACCTCATTACGGCGCCGATCAACATTCTGGTCCGCCGTACCGATCCCCCGAGCAAGCTCAGCACGCTGGATTTGGAGGATGAAGAGGCCGAGGCATTCGGGGTAGGCAAGATTGAGGATTTTACGCAGAAGCAGATGCTCGATTTCTATGCCTGCGTTGAATGTGGAAGATGCACCAACGTATGCCCGGCCTCGAATACAGGCAAGCTGCTGTCGCCGATGCACATGATTGTGAAGCTAAGGGATCATCTCACGGAAAAAGGGGCTGCGCTCACCTCCAAATCAGCATGGATGCCAGCCTCTGTGTTTGGATCACCCGGCGTTCACTCCATGGGCGCAACGGATCTGGCCCTTGTCGGCTGGAAGGGCGAGGGCATTACCGATATCGGCCCGACGATGGAGGTGCAGAAGCGCTCCTGGCATCAGTTTGAGGGCGTCGACCCGAAGGACATTCAATTGATCGGCGGCGTCATGACGGAAGAAGAGATTTGGGCGTGCACGACCTGCCGCAACTGCGAGGATCAGTGCCCGGTCGCGAATGAGCATGTCGACAAAATCGTGGACCTTCGGCGTCATCTCGTTCTGATGGAGGGCAGTGTGCCGCAGGAAGGCCAGCGCGCCATGCAAAACATCGAACGACAAGGCAACCCTTGGGGAATCAGCCGCGCGGACCGGAGCAAGTGGGTGAAGGAGGTCGACCCGGAAGGGACGCTGGATCTGAAAATTCCAACCGTGAAGGAAAATCCGGATTTCGACGTGCTGTTCTTTGTCGGCTCCATGGGCTCTTACGACAATCGCAGCCGCAAGATCACCAAGGCCTTTGTCCGGCTTATGAATGAAGCGGGCGTCAACTTCGCCATTCTCGGCAACGAGGAGAAGAATTCGGGCGATACGCCGCGCCGGATGGGCAATGAATTTCTGTTCCAGCAGCTGTGCATGGAGAACATCGAGACATTCCAGAAGTACGATGTGAAACGAATCGTGACGGCTTGTCCGCATACCTTCAATATTTTGAAGAATGAGTATCCGGAATTTGGGCTTGAAGCCGAGGTGATTCATCATACGGAGCTGCTGGACCAGCTGGTGAAGGAAGGGCGTCTTAAGCCCAAATACCGGGTTCAGGAGAAAATCACCTATCATGACTCCTGCTACCTGGGACGGTATAACGACGTGTATGATCAGCCGCGCAGCGTGCTTCGCGCCATTCCTGGCGTCGAGCTCCTGGAGATGGAGCGAAATCGCGAGAACGGGATGTGCTGCGGCGCCGGCGGCGGGCAGATGTGGATGGAGGAGGATGCGGGCAAGCGCGTGAATCTGGCGCGTACCGAGCAGGCGCTGGCTGTATCTCCGACGATGATCAGTTCAGCCTGTCCGTTCTGCCTGACGATGCTGGAGGACGGCACGAAGCTGAAGGAAGTGGAAGAAAGCGTAAAAACGCGAGATATCGCGGAAATCCTGGAGTTATCCGTATTCGGTCTATCCGAAATCCATGAACAGGAGGTCGTTGTGCAATGA